From the bacterium genome, the window CTCCCTCTGGGAGAGGGTGCCTCGGAGAGGCGGGTGAGGGTATCTCATTCAGGCTAGTTGATTGCTACAGGACGATCGGATTCCTTGCCCGATTTCCGGTAGACAAGCCGCCGACCCCGTACTACCTTCCCGCAACTATGAAGACTTCCGATATCGTCAGCCTGGTCATTCTCGCCGCCATTTGGGGTGGGTCGTTTATCTTCATGCGGGTGATTTCCCCGGTCTTTGGGCCGATCATCACTGCCATGCTCCGGGTATTGATCGCCGGAGTGGCTTTGGCCATCTACTTCCGCATCATTCGTTTTGACATGGAGTTCTTCAAGTACTGGAAACAGTACCTGCTGATCGGCGGGGTGAACTCGGCGATCCCATTTTTCATGTACGCGTTTGCCGCACTCCATATCCCGGCCTCGTATTCAGCGATTCTCAATTCAAGCGCCCCGCTCTGGAGCGCGATCCTGTCGGTCTTCTGGCTGGGGGAGAGGTTGACCTGGCTGCGGACACTCGGTCTGCTGGTCGGGGCAGGTGGCGTCTTTCTGGTGGTGAATATTCCACCGGCTGAGGTTGACTCATGGTTCCTCATGTCGGTCCTCGCCTGTCTGGTGGCGACGCTCTGCTATGGCTTTTCCGCGGTTTATATCAAGAAATTTGGCAAGTCACTCAAGCCGCGCGCGATTGCCGGGGCGAGTCAGTTGATGGCCGCATTTGTCTTGATCCCTGCCATTCCCGCATTCCCGATGCGAGGCGAAGTAACGCCGTTTATCGCCCTCAATATGCTGGCGCTCGCGATAATCTGTAGCGCAGTCGCCTACCTGCTCTATTTCCGGTTGATAGCCGATATCGGCCCAACCAAGGCGCTGACTGTTACTTTCCTGATGCCGCTGTTTGGGATATTGTGGGGGGTGCTGTTTTTGCACGAGCAGTTGACGCTCGGGATGGTCGGCGGGATGGCGCTGATTCTATTGGGGACAGGACTGGTGCTGAATATCATCAAACTCCCCAAGCCCTCGACCAACACCACAATGGTCTGAGAGACCGCGTTTACTTTTTCGTCGTGTCGATCACCGCACCCGTGCTGTCGTACTTCACCGATTTCACCAGCACGTTCTCTTTGTAGTCTTCCTCAAGCATCAACATTCCGGTCGAGTCCCAGACTTTCCAATGCCCCTCAACCATGCCATCTTTGGACTGTCCCAGTTTCGCCCGCTTCCCATTCTCCCACCAGACTTCGTATGCCCCATCCTGCTTCCCATCTTTCCAGGTCGTTTTCGCCTGTACTTTCCCCGATGGATAAAACAGCGTGAAGACGCCGTTCTCTTTGCCGTTCTGGTAACTCCCCGATGACATCTTGACCCCATCCGTATTAAAATAGGTGCAGATGCCATGCAATTGCCCATCTTTGTAGGAGAGCGTCGAGATCAACTTGCCGTCATTCTGCCAGGTGGTCATCATGCCGTTCTCTTTCCCCTCGACATACTCGACGCGGGATTTCATCTGGCCATTGTCGTAGAAATTCTCGAACACGCCATGCTTGGTGGCTGTCCCATCCGCATTGGTCCGTTCGGTCCACTTCGCTTTCAATTTGCCATTGGGGAAAATTTCTTCACGCGCCTGCATCCCCTGCTTGAGCAGAGAAGAGTCAGTCGGAGTCTGGGCGCTGGTCAATGTCGCACCAAACGCACATAAAGTCAGAAGCAGGAAGGTTGTTTTCAGCAGTTTCATCCACTCACCTGGTTTTACCGCGTTTCAAAGAACAGGCTGCTCGAGAAATCAAGCAGCCTGGTCAATTCGCTTGAACATCAGTCACTAGGCGACCGACATTTTATTAAACCCGCAGACCGTTAGAAAACGGTAAGTCATCGATGGAGAAACCGTTAAATCGGCTAAACCTCCGGCGGATTCTGCCCGTAATTGACCCAATCCTCTTTGGCCGGTCCATATACGCCGGGGACTTTCAGCCCCGCCTGACGCATCAGCACCGTCATCTGGCCGCGGTGATGTATCTCATGTTTGATCAATATCTTAAGCATCAGACCGATCGACCACTTTTCGCCGTAGAAATCTTTCTCGACCTTCAGCTCGTCATCATTCCAGTTCCCCTTGATGAAATCGATCATCTCCTGTGTTGCGGTCTGATACGCATGGGCGATCTGCGCCGCGGTGGCCGGCACCGGGCTCTCTTTGACGGCCGACTTGATGATAATACCGCTGTATGCGGTCATCTCCGGATAGGTGGTCACCAGATGCCAGGCCATGCGTCCCAGTGTCCGATGGTCATGCGCGACCGCCTGCGCGAGCGATGCATCCGTCAGCGCATTCATGATCTTCTGTGTTTCACCGCGCTCCTGTTCATACTCCCCGAAAAATTCCGCCAATGAATGGTACATCTTACCGCTCCTCGATCTATGTCTGAGTTCCTATCTGTTCGAGTCTATTTCCCGTCTAGGATCCGCTCGATCTCTGTGAGTGTCTCTGGTGACAAGGCAATTTCCGACGCTTTCACGTTCTCTTCCAACTGCGCGAGCGTTGTTGCGCCGGTGATCGCGGAGGTTATCTCCGGAAGCCGTAGTATCCAGGCCAGCGCCAACTGCCCGACCGTGATTCCCAACTTCTCCGCGATGCCGGTTAGTTTACGGACTTTGGCAATATTGGTTTCGTTCATATCCCGTTCGAGCCATTGACTGGTCGCCCCACGGCTCCCCTCCGGAACCCCGCCATTATACTTGCCGGTCAACAACCCCTGCGCCAGCGGCGACCAGACGACCAGCCCGATGCCGTTTTTGGCGCATGTCGGGAGTATATCCTTCTCAATGTGACGGTCAATCATATTGTAGCGCGGCTGCTCAACCGAGGGGCGATATGTGAAATAACGCTCGGCAACATCCACCGCCTGCTGGATCTGCTCCGCCTCCCAGACGGAATGCCCCCAGTAATGTACCTTCCCCTGACGGATCAGGTCATCCATCGCTCGTGCCGTCTCTTCGACCGGCGTCTCCGGATCAAACCGGTGGCAGAAATAGATATCCAGATAGTCGGTCCCGATCCGCTTGAGTGACTTTTCAATCGATTCCATGATATGTTTGCGGGAGAGCCCGCGGTCATTCACATTGTCCGACATCGGCCAAAATAGCTTGCTTGATATCACCAGGTCGGTTCGCGTGAACTCTTTGATCGCTTTCCCGACGACCTTCTCGGCTTCCCCTTTGCGGTAGATATCTGAGATATCGATGAAATTGATCCCCAGTTCGATCGCGCGCTGGATGATCTGGGTGGAGGTCCTGTCTTCTACCGTCCCGCCATAAGTCAACCATGCGCCGAGCGATATACTGGAAACTTTGAGACCGGTACCACCTACACGCCGATAATTCACACCAACTCCTTTGCCTCGGGTGATCGAATACTCATTGAAATGAAAGTAGTAAGATGCCGGCAATTGAACAACCGGAAAGGGAGACCAACAGACCCGAACTTGACTAACATATACTGACTTTCTTAGGGCCCAGACGGTGTCGATTCAATTGGTTCAGCGAACACCCAAAGTGAAATTGAGCCTCCAAAAAGAGAGACCTGATTCAGGATCGGCTTCGCCCCGGTAAAGAGCAGGTAATTGCCGATCAAACACGCCTTCGGATAGTCTGACTCCGCCAATAACAGGTCAGCCGATGTGGTCAGATTATAGCCCCATAGCTCATATCCTGCAGTCGCTTGCCTCGCCAGCACCAGACGGTCCCGGTTTGCATTCAGCAGGGGCCACCGCGGCGGAAATGTCGATGCTACTTGATACAACGTATCTGTCGCACCATTTAATCCTGCTTCGATCACCGCCCAGTTGAAATCTCCCGTGCGCACGAGACAGGTATAACTACTTTCTGAAAACGCGACGGGATCATAGCCATAACGATCAAACAGCAGACCGCCTCCCGATAGTGAATATCTCGATATGGTAGAGTCATTGACAGTTATGATCGTGCTATTCCCCACAAAGCAGACAGACTCAAATGTGCTGCCGAGAGCCGGCACCATAACGTTCGAATCACTGACGGCATAAACCAGCAAGGTATCATGCCGCAATGCCGCAATCTGCTGGAGATTCTCCGAGGGCGAGGGAGAGGTCAGTCCGGAGTCAAGCCAGATTGGTTCGCGCTCTGGGCGCACGACTCTCGCTCGATAAATACCGGTAAGCGAGGGGGCTGCCGTATCGCGCAAAGAAAAGTAAACATACTGACGGTCAGTCGACAGGATCGGATCGGTCTCAAACGGGTAATAATTTTCACCTTGAGCAGGTACGGGGGTATCTTCCGGACATCCAGCACAAAGCCAGATTGTCGCAATAATAAATATGATCAGTCCAGTTGAACGATACTTCATCGCCTGCTCGCGTTTCTCCCCGCGTCACTAGCTTATACGAACCCGGATCGTCTCCCGATTGCAGAGCCCCGCTCCTAGCGTATCTTGGCTTCGAGCTGTGCGACGCGTATTGAGACATTCTCCCAGATATCCGGTGAATGCTCAGGGTAGCCATCCAGGCGGAAATGATCTTTCGCTCGCTTCAATAGCGCAAGGGCTTCGGTTAAATTCCCCTCATCTTTCGCGATCTCACCCAGATCATCCAGTACCTGTGCGATCGCACTATGATTCCCCAGTCGCTCTGCCCACGCTAACACCGGCCGAAGCCAGCTTTTTGCCGTTTCATTCTGTCCCGTCAATCGATAGGTCATCCCGACATGATAATCCGCGAACAGCTTGGCCGTCTCCGTCGAATGCCGCCAGTGATATTCACGCGCTTTGAGATAGCAGTCAAGCGCATCGTCGAACCGTTTGAGATCATAATATGTCCCGCCAAGATTATTCCAGAGTGGCCCGAGCCAATGCTCAGCTTCGTACGATTCCGCCATCTCGATCCCGCGTTTGGTCCAGTCGATCGCTTCCTGTGGCGAGGCTGCCACAATCCCGCTCATATTGACCGCGTCGATCGCCCGTGCCCGAAGGTCATGCAGGGCGCAGAAGGTATAGTAGTCTTCAAACGTTTTTCGCGCCGCGTCGAGATCTTTCCCTTTCCACTCGAACCGCCCGCGGACTCCAAGATAGCGGGACCATCCAAGCGGGTCGTTCTCCGATGCTTTCGCTGCTGCCTCGGTCAGGATCATCTCTCCATCCGTTCGACTCCCTAGTGTCAGGTAGCATCGCGCCACCTGGCAAAGCGCCTCAACTTCCACCGGCCGATTGAACTCAGCTCGAGCCGTTTCTCCAGCCTTGGTATAGGTCGCCAAGGCGGAATCTATTTCCCGTTTCTGAAATGCAGTGTCAGCCAATTCGAGCAGTTCGGAGGCGGACAGGCCGGACGTTTCCATCAAAGCTCCTTTTTCTCCTCTCTCGGATCGCGTCAAAACGACCCCGGACAGCAGGATAGTCAATGGACCGGAGTAGCATGCCTCAATTGACTACCTTCGCCCTCCGAATATACCGCCTAACTCCCTCTTTTTCAATACAGTAGAGGAGTGAATTCTGTTTGACCCTCTTTTGCTCCAACCATATATTGACCGCCGTCGACTGCCGACAACGACAGTATAAGACAAAGCAAGACTTAACCATTTACCCATTGGTCCCCTATGCGCGCATTCATTACCGGGATTACCGGACAGGACGGCTCCTACCTCGCTGAACTTCTCCTTGAACAAGGATACGAAGTCATCGGTATGGTCCGTCGGTCCTCCACTGAATCATTCGACCGGATAAACCATATCAAAGATAAGATCGAACTGGTCCAGGCAGATCTGCTCGACCAGCTCTCAATCGTCAATGTGATCGAGCACCATCGCCCCAACGAGGTCTACAACCTCGGCGCACAATCCTTTGTGCCGACCTCCTGGGTGCAACCGGTTTTGACCGGCGAGTTTGATGCGCTTGGCGTCACCAAGATGCTCGAAGCGATCCGACTGGTTGACAAAAAGATCAAATTCTACCAGGCGTCATCATCGGAGATGTTCGGCAAGGTCCATGAAGTCCCGCAAAAAGAAACAACGCCGTTTTATCCGCGCTCACCGTACGGCGTGGCCAAAGTGTATGGTCACTTCATCACCGTGAACTATCGCGAGAGCTACGGCATCCATGCCAGCTCCGGGATTCTGTTCAATCATGAATCGCCGCGCCGCGGGCTGGAATTTGTCACCCGGAAGATCACCGATGGCGCAGTACGGATCAAACTTGGTCTGGCCGACAAATTGGCGCTGGGGAATCTCGACGCCAAACGTGACTGGGGATTTGCCGGTGATTATGTCCGCGCAATGTGGCTGATGCTACAACAACCAAACCCTTCTGATTTTGTCATCGCCACCGGCCAGACACATTCGGTCGAAGATTTCGTCAAGCTTGCGTTCGGCCATCTGGATCTCGATTACAAAAAGCATGTTGTCACCGACCAGCGCTTCGTCCGACCCGCCGAGGTCGACCTGCTCTTGGGTGACCCTTCACATGCGAAGAAGACCCTTGGCTGGGAACCGAAAGTCAGTTTCGAACAACTGGTCAAGATGATGGTTGATGCTGACATGGAGCGTCTGTCGGGCTCGCCCCGCGCATGAAACAACGAACCGCTCTGATCACCGGTATCGCCGGATTCGCCGGCTCATGGCTCGCCGAGGAGCTGCTCCGCGAGGGGTACCGCGTTTTTGGTACGCTCGCCCCCGGTGAAACGACCGACAATATCAAGAAGATCAAAACCGATCTCTCTCTCACCCGCCTTGATATTCTCAAGACTCCCGCCTGCCGCAAGTTGGTCGTCTCCGTCAAGCCGGACTACCTGTTTCATTTGGCCGCGATTGCATCAGTAGGCAAATCGTTCGAACTAGAACAGACCACCTTTCGGGTGAATTTTGATGGTACCCAGAACATGCTGGATGCCGCGCGACAGCATACAGGACTTAAAAAGTTCCTATTCGTCGGATCGGCCGATGCATATGGTATTTTCCAGCCCCCCAACCGAACACTTACCGAAAACCAGAGCTTTAACCCGATATCTCCGTATGGGATAGCCAAGGCCGCCGCCGAGTACGCCGCACGCTATTACTGCCGATCCCATCACCTGCCGGTCGTGGTCGCCAGGGCCTTTAATCATTCTGGCCCGCGACAGACCGCAAACTTCGTCATTCCGTCGTTCGCCCGACAGATCGCTGAAATCGAAGCCAGGAGCCAGAAACCAACTCTGATGGTGGGTGACCTCTCGGCTAAACGAGATTTCTCCGATGTCCGCGACATTGTTCGCGGCTATCGCTTGCTGGCTGAGAAGGGGAAACCGGGGGAAGTTTATCAGCTTTGCTCCGGTAAAGCGGTCGCAATAAACGACATCCTGAGGATATTGCTATCCCTCAGTCACGCCGATATAGAGGTCAGGATAGATAAAAGTCGGCTCAGGAAAGCCGATATACCGATACTGCGGGGAAGCCATGCAAAAGCCACTCGCGCAGTGAACTTTACCAGCAAAATACCGTTACGAAAGACTCTGCAGGATACGCTTGAGTATTGGCGTGAGAAGATCGCAACGAAGAAATAGCACCACTTTGGGAGAAGAATAGATGGCAACAAAAGCAAAATCCAAAAAGGCAACCAAATCGTCCGGCAAACAGATATCCGCCGCCGATCAGTTGATTGCCAAGATCCGTAGCCGCGAAGCGATCCCCGGGATCGTCGGACTCGGCTATGTCGGCCTTCCACTCGCCATGGTCCTTTCCGATAACGGCTTCAGAGTCCTCGGACTCGACATTTCCAAAGAGAAAGTCAAACTGCTCAACGCCGGTAAATCAGATATCGATGATATCCCTGATTCCGTCGTCAAGCAGGCTGTCGCCGCGAAACGATTCAGTGCGACCACTGATCCGAGCAAGTTGGCGAAGGTGGATACGATCTCCATCTGTGTGCCGACACCGCTCTCCAAAACCAAGGATCCGGATGTCAGCTACATTCTTGATGCCGTCAATGCGGCCAAGCCGTTCATCAAGAAAGGGACACTGGTCGTTCTCGAATCGACCACCTATCCCGGTACGACCGAAGAGCTGATCCTTCCGATCCTCGAAGCCGGCGGCCTCAAAGTCGGTAAAGATTTCTTCCTGGCGTTTTCGCCGGAACGTGTTGATCCGGGCAACCCGATCTATACAACCAAAAACACTCCGCGCGTAGTTGGCGGTGTCACGCCGGATTGTACCGCCGTGGCGAAAGTCTTCTATGAGCAGACGATCGCGAATGTCTATGCGGTTTCATCGACCAAAGCTGCCGAAATGGTCAAGCTTCTGGAGAATACCTTCCGATCCGTCAATATCGGTCTGGTCAACGAAGTTGCGTTGATGTGCGATCGCCTCGGCCTGAACGTCTGGGAGATCATCAACGCGGCAGCGTCCAAGCCGTTCGGTTTTATGCCGTTCTACCCGGGTCCGGGACTCGGCGGCCATTGTATCCCGATCGACCCGCACTACCTTTCCTGGAAATTGAAATCGCTCAACTACTACGCTCGATTTATCGAGCTGGCCGGCGATGTCAACAGCCATATGCCGGAATATGTCGTCGAGCGGACGATCCGTCTGCTCAACGAGCGCTCCGGCCTTGCTCTCAGCAAAACGAACATTGTCGTCCTCGGTGTTGCTTACAAGCGGGATATCAAAGATGTTCGCGAATCACCGGCGCTCGATGTCATCAAGCTACTTCAGAACCGTGGAGCCAAAGTCCATTACAACGACCCGTTTGTCCCGAACTTCTACCTGGAGCATGGGGAAAAAGGGGAAAAGAGTCGTGGGCTGATGAAGTCGGTCAATCTCTCCGCCGAGCTCCTCAAAAATGCGGACCTGGTGATCATTGTCACCGACCATACCGGTTACGACTATCAGTGGATCGTGAACAATTCCAAGCTGGTGTTCGATACGCGTAACGCCGCGAAAAAGGTTACGAAGAACCGCAGCAAGATCGTTGTTCTGTAAGTACTTCCGCACGTGAGTCCATAGCCGCCCCCCGGGGCGGCTATTTTTTGCCCCCCAAGCGTTTAAATCCAACCCATCGCTGCCGATATACCAGGATAAGGATTATTTTCATTATGACTGCGCAGACACCTAAAAACGATCGGCTCTCCGATGCCCGCCTTATCCTCAAGGATATGCTCAAGGTCATCAAGGTTGTGGCTATGTACCCGGAAGGGAACCCGCTGCCGCAGTCACTCCGTCGCTCCTTTGCCGAAAAGCTGGTTCATATCGCCGAACAACATAACGATCTGAAGTTTCTCATTCAGGCCGACAAAATCGTGCTGGATAAAGAAACGGTTTTCACGGATTCTTCCCGCGAAGAAAGCCTCGCCGGTCTTTTCTTTGAGAATGGCGTCACCAGCCTCACGTTCGGCCACCCACTCGATCTGCTCGAGGTCTACAAACTCCTTGATGTCATAAAGGTCTATCAGAACAAAAGCGCCCTGAATGCTGAGCTCGTTTCTCTCCTCTGGGAAGCCAATTTTGGAAGTATCAAGTTCACTTCCGTTGAAGATATCGCGTTGGCCGACTACGATGGAGACTTCCGGGTTCAAGAGATCCTTGCCTCGGGAGATGACTCACCGAGAGAAGATCGACAGTCCGCCTATGACGAGATCTTCAGAGAAGAATCCACCGATCCGGGAAATGATTCCGGCGGCTATGTGGTCGAACTTCCCGACGATGTCACTGATGAAGAACTCCGCGAGCTGAAAAAGCTCGCCAGAGAGTCCAATGCGCAGGGCGGAGACCAACCCGGTGGCGTTGTCCCCGATGGTCGCACGCTCGTCAATCGTCTACGGGCCGCGCGTAAGAAAAATGCCGCATTTTTCCTGGTCGATCCGGCCGCTGAATCTGACCAACCGTCGACGGGCAATGACCGTATCGACAGCTCAATCCTCCGCGTGGCCGAAGCCGCCGATGCCATGGGGTTTGGCGATTTAATGAATCGCCAGATGGCCGCGCCCGACACCGCGCTGATCCTCAATGATGAATTCAAACTGACCGAAGAAGAAGAACTCGATATTCGTTCGCTTATGGCCAAAGACGCGCAGTTTGATATGTTCGAATCGACGACCGAACTGCTGGCCGAAATGCTCCTCCAGGAGACCGAACTGAGCGCTTTCTTCGAGACGGTTGGTATCTGCGAAAAGCTGACTTTTGATCTCGTCTCTGCCGGACGCTTGATGGAAGCCGGTCACATTCTGGCCAACCTCCGACGTCTGGAAGAAGAACTCTCCGATGGCAAACCGCTCTGGTCAGAACGACTGCGAGACAGTCGTATCGCCGCTGGCAGCGCCAACCGCATGAAACAACTCGGTGACGCGCTCAACCAGTATCCCCAGATTTCGAATTACGATATTCGGAGCTATCTGGAGGTTTTCGGCTGGGAAGCCCTCGCATCCATCACCGACCTGCTCGGCGATCTCCAGCATCGCGCGCATCGCGAATTCCTCTGCGACTTTTTGTCCAATCGCGGCAAAGACAATCTTGCCATTATCGCCAAAGGCGTGCATGACAAACGGTGGTTCGTCGTACGTAATTCGGTGGGCATTCTGGCCCGCATCAACGATGACAAGGCGATCGGCTACCTTGCGCCGGCCCTGAAACATGAAGATAAACGGGTCCGCCTCGAAGTGCTCAACGCCATCAAGGAACGGACCGATGCCCGCACCCTTGACATTCTCCGCAAGGTGCTCCTCGACAAGGAAAGTGACATCCGCCGCACTGCTCTCCAAGCGCTGTTGCATAACCGTGGAAAGGGGAGCTTTGATGCCGTTTCTGCCATGATCTCCGACGCGACCTTCCAGACTATCGACCACGATGAACAGATCGAGGCGCTCCGCGCATATGCTGTTCTTGGGGGAGAACGTGCCGTCTCTTTCCTGCGTAAGCTGGCGACCCGGCTGAATCTGCTGAGTGACGCCATGATCACGTTGCATCGCGCCGCGGCATTCAAGGCGCTGGCCCATTCCCCCAGTCAGGCCGCCGAGACTGTCCTGATCAAATTGAAATCTCACTGGATTCCGGATGTTCGCCGTCAGGCCCGCGATGCCGTCAATCTGCGACGTGAGCTGATGCTTCGTTCCAACGCGCATGCTACTGCTGACCAGAATCACCATTCCCCGGAGGCTACCCATGCCCGTTGAACAGGTCAAACGAGTACTCGGGGACAAAACCGACGAAAAACTGCTGACGCTCTTTTTCGTCCTTTATAAGACCTCCCGGATCATTGATTCCGGTAACGCTGTCTTTAAGAACCAGAGCGAGACATTCTTTAACTATCTGACTCACCTGGTCAATGAATATGGCAATATCACGCTCAAAGCGTTTGGCGGACACTACTTCGTCAACGAGCGGATGGTGAAATTTGATGAGCACGGCGCTTCCGGCGCCGCGCAGGTGGTTGCCGAATGGAAAACCCTCGGCATCGGCGGCATTACGTTCGAGGCCTCAGCCACCCTGGCCGACATCCGTCAATTCATCACGTTTATCGCGGCGATCAAACCGAATTCGTCTAATATCGAAGAACTGGCTGCCCGTCTGAAAACGCAGGGGCATGCCGGCGTCCATCTTCTTTCTCTGAAGCGTGAGGGAGACCAACCCCATCGCCATGTCACGGAAGAAGAGAAAAAGACCATCCGCCTTTCGGCGCGTAACGCCTTCTTCCAGGCGATGACCACTGTGCAGGAACTGGTGGTTAATGTCTCGCAGGATCGCGAGATCAACATGGCCAAGACCCGTCGCGTGGTTCAGGCGCTCATCGACCATGTCTCTCGCGATGAGTCATCCCTGCTGGAACTCGCCTCCATCCGTGATTACGATGATTACACTTACGCTCACTCCACTAACGTCTGCGTCTACTCCCTGACGCTTGGCGCCAGGCTGGGACTCGATCGCTCCCGTCTTTCGCAACTCGGCTTTACCGCGCTTTTCCATGATATCGGGAAAGTGAAACTCCCCAAGGATCTGATCCGCAAGCCGGATGCATACGATGAAAACGACTGGATCCAGATGCAGCGCCACCCGCAACTCGGCGCGAAAACCATTCTGGCTCGACTTAAACTGGACGAACATACCGCCCGTGCGGCCCGTGGTGCGTTTGAACACCACATCAACAGCGACTTTACCGGCTATCCGACTCTTCACCATAAAAAGCGGACCCCGGACCTCTTCTCGCGCATCATCTCGATCGTCGATACCTTCGATGCTCTCAGTTCCGGACGTGTCTACTTGAAAAAATCGATCGCGCCCGATGAGGTTATCAAAAAGATGCGCTCGCAGATGGCGATCAAATTTGATCCCTTCCTGCTGAAGATCTTTACCAATGTCGTGGGAATCTATCCGTCCGGGTCGCTGGTTCTGCTATCGACCAATGAAATCGCATTAGTGCTGACCAACAACGAGCAGAATCTCGCTCGGCCTTATATCAAAATCGTCGGTAACCGTGCCGGACTGCTCGATAATCCGATCTGGATCGACCTTGCCCTGCCGGAAAACGAAGATCGCAAGGTGATGCGGATGATCGATCCGTCACGTTACGGGCTCGACGTCAAGAATTTCATTCTGCAGGATTAGAATCGAAAAGAGATCGCCGCCTGCATCCCATCAGCAGTCGGCGCGAGCTCCAGCCCGATCGTCTCGGTCCGGTTGGCCGGTGATCCGGTCAAGTGAGCATCCACATAGGCGTCGAATACCGAGACCAGCGTGGTCAACCCCAGAAAGAAGAGATATTTGTTTCGCTCCTGGCGGCGGTCCTTGAACATCGAGTAATACTGATTGCGCGTGGAGACTACCGTCGCCGCCTCGTAGCTATCTTTGAAATTGGAAGCTGATTTTCCGTAGTGGATCGCCGCCCCAATACACCATCCCTGTAATCCCGCAAAGATCACTGCCTTGGTGACCCGACCATTTCCGATCTGCCCCCATCCCGGAATCGCCAGAGACTTGAGCAATGCGGTGGTTGGCCTCTGCCTCAATCGCTCTTCGAGATTGGTGCTATCCGTTACCGGCAGCTCGCCGTGAAAGACCGGCGGCACAAAAAGTATCGTGTCGTTCTGAATGAGGGGAGCTTTGCTTGAATCTACCACTGTCGTATCGGACAGTGTGCTGTCAATGACAGGGGAAGGGGCAACTTGACTATACGCAGGCGCGGCGAACGCGCAGAACAGGACCACCAGCAGCACTAACAATCTGGTCGGTTTCATACCTCAACAGAAGACCTTAACCTGCTTGTCGCCGATCTTCACCGCCAACACGGTCGTCGGCAGCGTGATCAACTCGCCATCCAGATACATCACCTTATCTTTGATCGGCTGCAGGTTGATGGTTTTCCCGCGGTACATCCGCACATCCGTCCCATACAGGAACTTCCCCTTCTGAATCGCTCTGGTGATGGAGGAAAACTCCCCGAGCTGCCCACCCTGATCGAAAATCACTTCCGCCTGACCATCATCCACCAGCGCCGCGCTGGCGAAGGGGAGACCAACCGCATACGGGAGAAGGTGGATATTCATCATCACCGGCGATATCTCAAAGCGAAAGGCATCGATCTTGGCCACGAGCTTTTCAACCGTCACCGCGGACGC encodes:
- a CDS encoding HD domain-containing protein; translation: MPVEQVKRVLGDKTDEKLLTLFFVLYKTSRIIDSGNAVFKNQSETFFNYLTHLVNEYGNITLKAFGGHYFVNERMVKFDEHGASGAAQVVAEWKTLGIGGITFEASATLADIRQFITFIAAIKPNSSNIEELAARLKTQGHAGVHLLSLKREGDQPHRHVTEEEKKTIRLSARNAFFQAMTTVQELVVNVSQDREINMAKTRRVVQALIDHVSRDESSLLELASIRDYDDYTYAHSTNVCVYSLTLGARLGLDRSRLSQLGFTALFHDIGKVKLPKDLIRKPDAYDENDWIQMQRHPQLGAKTILARLKLDEHTARAARGAFEHHINSDFTGYPTLHHKKRTPDLFSRIISIVDTFDALSSGRVYLKKSIAPDEVIKKMRSQMAIKFDPFLLKIFTNVVGIYPSGSLVLLSTNEIALVLTNNEQNLARPYIKIVGNRAGLLDNPIWIDLALPENEDRKVMRMIDPSRYGLDVKNFILQD
- a CDS encoding nucleotide sugar dehydrogenase — translated: MSAADQLIAKIRSREAIPGIVGLGYVGLPLAMVLSDNGFRVLGLDISKEKVKLLNAGKSDIDDIPDSVVKQAVAAKRFSATTDPSKLAKVDTISICVPTPLSKTKDPDVSYILDAVNAAKPFIKKGTLVVLESTTYPGTTEELILPILEAGGLKVGKDFFLAFSPERVDPGNPIYTTKNTPRVVGGVTPDCTAVAKVFYEQTIANVYAVSSTKAAEMVKLLENTFRSVNIGLVNEVALMCDRLGLNVWEIINAAASKPFGFMPFYPGPGLGGHCIPIDPHYLSWKLKSLNYYARFIELAGDVNSHMPEYVVERTIRLLNERSGLALSKTNIVVLGVAYKRDIKDVRESPALDVIKLLQNRGAKVHYNDPFVPNFYLEHGEKGEKSRGLMKSVNLSAELLKNADLVIIVTDHTGYDYQWIVNNSKLVFDTRNAAKKVTKNRSKIVVL
- a CDS encoding HEAT repeat domain-containing protein, whose translation is MTAQTPKNDRLSDARLILKDMLKVIKVVAMYPEGNPLPQSLRRSFAEKLVHIAEQHNDLKFLIQADKIVLDKETVFTDSSREESLAGLFFENGVTSLTFGHPLDLLEVYKLLDVIKVYQNKSALNAELVSLLWEANFGSIKFTSVEDIALADYDGDFRVQEILASGDDSPREDRQSAYDEIFREESTDPGNDSGGYVVELPDDVTDEELRELKKLARESNAQGGDQPGGVVPDGRTLVNRLRAARKKNAAFFLVDPAAESDQPSTGNDRIDSSILRVAEAADAMGFGDLMNRQMAAPDTALILNDEFKLTEEEELDIRSLMAKDAQFDMFESTTELLAEMLLQETELSAFFETVGICEKLTFDLVSAGRLMEAGHILANLRRLEEELSDGKPLWSERLRDSRIAAGSANRMKQLGDALNQYPQISNYDIRSYLEVFGWEALASITDLLGDLQHRAHREFLCDFLSNRGKDNLAIIAKGVHDKRWFVVRNSVGILARINDDKAIGYLAPALKHEDKRVRLEVLNAIKERTDARTLDILRKVLLDKESDIRRTALQALLHNRGKGSFDAVSAMISDATFQTIDHDEQIEALRAYAVLGGERAVSFLRKLATRLNLLSDAMITLHRAAAFKALAHSPSQAAETVLIKLKSHWIPDVRRQARDAVNLRRELMLRSNAHATADQNHHSPEATHAR